From Patescibacteria group bacterium, a single genomic window includes:
- a CDS encoding FkbM family methyltransferase, with product MEINYKDWHFNLRDEADASVFNEIFKYKEYRAADFVIKSAKYPIVDVGAHAGFFVFYCKMLGGKAKIFALEPEPNNLKLLQKHVKANKLKGVYVISGALAGESGKRLLEISADSHNHKLADGEIKENSIKVQAYSLADFCRQNKIKKISLLKMDIEGGEYEVFENLKASDLNMVNFIILEYHNGKEYQQIEQKLRENGFGVQIFPSKFDRTMGFLFAKNKRFNSI from the coding sequence ATGGAAATTAATTATAAAGATTGGCATTTTAATTTGCGCGATGAGGCCGACGCCAGCGTTTTTAATGAGATTTTTAAATATAAAGAATACCGGGCGGCCGATTTTGTGATCAAGTCGGCGAAGTATCCGATAGTTGATGTGGGCGCTCATGCCGGTTTTTTTGTTTTTTATTGTAAAATGCTGGGTGGTAAGGCGAAAATTTTTGCGCTTGAACCGGAACCGAACAATTTAAAATTACTGCAAAAACATGTTAAAGCCAATAAACTGAAAGGTGTTTATGTAATTAGCGGGGCTTTGGCGGGAGAAAGCGGCAAAAGATTATTGGAAATAAGCGCCGATTCGCATAATCACAAACTGGCTGACGGGGAGATAAAGGAAAATTCAATAAAAGTTCAAGCATATTCATTGGCGGATTTTTGCCGGCAAAATAAAATAAAAAAGATATCTCTTTTGAAGATGGATATTGAAGGCGGGGAGTATGAGGTGTTTGAAAACCTTAAAGCCAGCGATTTAAATATGGTAAATTTCATCATTTTGGAGTATCATAATGGTAAGGAATATCAGCAAATTGAGCAAAAACTGCGCGAAAACGGTTTTGGCGTGCAAATATTTCCTTCAAAGTTTGACAGAACAATGGGATTTTTATTTGCTAAAAATAAACGATTTAATAGTATATGA
- a CDS encoding RNA polymerase sigma factor produces MNIEEEMLKAYNSHADSILKFCLYRVYDKETAEDLTQETFLHLYTYLLKGNSIANVRSFLYHTANNIIIDYSRKQKEVSLDIMMDNGFEPAGKVENFGLDEEWLINVIKQIRKDYSAPLLLRYVEELKPKEIAQVLGKSQNEISVKIYRGLKKLKQILAEGGLHEV; encoded by the coding sequence ATGAATATAGAGGAAGAGATGCTGAAAGCTTATAACTCGCATGCTGATTCAATACTCAAATTTTGCCTGTACAGGGTTTATGACAAAGAAACAGCTGAAGATCTGACCCAGGAAACTTTTCTGCATTTATACACCTACCTGCTTAAAGGCAACAGTATCGCTAATGTCAGAAGCTTTCTCTATCACACGGCTAACAATATAATCATCGATTATTCCCGGAAACAAAAAGAAGTGTCGCTGGACATTATGATGGACAATGGTTTTGAACCGGCCGGAAAAGTGGAAAATTTCGGTTTGGATGAAGAGTGGTTGATAAATGTCATCAAACAAATAAGAAAGGACTACAGCGCCCCCCTACTTTTGCGTTATGTTGAAGAGTTGAAACCAAAAGAAATCGCACAAGTTTTAGGAAAATCACAAAATGAAATATCAGTAAAAATCTATCGCGGCCTTAAAAAATTAAAACAAATCCTGGCTGAAGGCGGCCTGCATGAGGTCTAA